The Methylomonas koyamae genome has a segment encoding these proteins:
- the dusB gene encoding tRNA dihydrouridine synthase DusB — MKIGPHPLPNNVILAPMAGITDKPFRQLCNEFGAGLVVSEMLISNTTLQNHPRTLKKADLSAEAGLRSVQILGADPAQMAAAARLNQQRGAQIIDINMGCPAKKVCSTAAGSALLRDEALVARILDAVVAAVEIPVTLKIRTGWDPQNRNALQIARIAEQSGIQALTIHGRSRACKFEGHAEYETIKSVKQITTIPIIANGDIDSAEKAKQVLDYTGADAVMIGRAAQGRPWIFGEISATLQGSAPIRLSLTEIKTVVARHLENLYSFYGKDTGVRIARKHIGWYFDRLGALPAAQKAAINRAQDTKLQLNLVDASFNLISPRAPRW; from the coding sequence ATGAAGATCGGCCCACATCCACTTCCCAACAACGTAATTCTGGCCCCGATGGCGGGGATCACCGACAAACCGTTCCGGCAATTGTGTAACGAATTCGGCGCCGGTTTAGTCGTGTCGGAAATGCTAATTTCCAATACAACCCTGCAAAACCACCCACGGACACTGAAAAAAGCCGATCTTTCCGCAGAAGCCGGACTTCGCTCGGTACAAATTCTGGGGGCCGACCCGGCACAAATGGCCGCGGCCGCCCGACTCAATCAGCAACGCGGCGCCCAAATCATCGACATCAACATGGGCTGCCCAGCCAAAAAAGTCTGCTCGACGGCAGCGGGGTCGGCGCTACTCAGGGATGAAGCGCTGGTCGCTCGGATTCTGGACGCCGTCGTCGCCGCGGTCGAGATACCGGTGACCTTAAAGATTCGGACCGGCTGGGATCCGCAAAACCGCAACGCCTTGCAGATTGCAAGGATAGCCGAGCAAAGCGGAATTCAGGCGCTCACCATACACGGCCGCAGCCGGGCTTGTAAATTCGAAGGCCATGCCGAATACGAGACTATCAAAAGTGTAAAACAAATAACCACGATTCCTATCATCGCCAACGGCGACATCGATAGTGCGGAGAAAGCCAAACAGGTCCTGGACTATACCGGTGCCGACGCGGTGATGATCGGTCGCGCCGCCCAAGGCCGGCCCTGGATTTTTGGAGAAATTAGCGCAACCCTGCAGGGTTCTGCGCCGATTAGGCTGAGTTTGACCGAAATCAAAACCGTCGTCGCCAGGCACCTGGAAAATTTATACAGCTTCTACGGCAAAGACACTGGTGTTAGAATCGCCCGGAAACACATCGGTTGGTATTTCGATCGCCTAGGTGCATTGCCGGCCGCACAAAAGGCGGCGATCAATCGGGCTCAAGATACCAAGCTACAACTCAATCTGGTCGACGCATCTTTCAATCTAATTTCGCCAAGAGCCCCTAGATGGTAA
- the cysC gene encoding adenylyl-sulfate kinase translates to MESVDKHVVWHHARINRAQRAVLNGHRSAILWFTGLSGAGKSTLAHAVEERLHELGCRTFVLDGDNVRQGLCADLGFSDQDRRENIRRIAEVAKLMLEAGIITLTAFISPFQVERLQARQLVAANDFIEIYCSCDLAVCEQRDIKGLYQKARQGEIKWFTGISSPYEVPLHPDLIVETGRDSLEDCVDRVMEFLAVREVIELPTTRSLIDEYRRF, encoded by the coding sequence ATGGAAAGCGTGGATAAACATGTGGTTTGGCATCACGCTCGGATTAATCGAGCACAAAGAGCGGTCTTGAATGGCCACCGCTCGGCGATTTTGTGGTTCACCGGCTTATCCGGCGCCGGCAAGTCGACATTGGCGCACGCGGTCGAAGAGCGCTTACACGAGCTTGGCTGCCGTACGTTCGTTTTGGATGGAGACAACGTCAGGCAGGGGCTGTGCGCAGATTTGGGGTTTAGCGATCAAGACCGCAGAGAAAATATCCGGCGCATCGCCGAGGTTGCCAAATTGATGTTGGAGGCCGGCATCATCACGTTGACGGCGTTTATTTCCCCGTTCCAGGTGGAACGTCTGCAAGCCAGGCAACTAGTGGCTGCCAACGATTTCATCGAAATTTATTGCAGTTGCGATTTGGCTGTTTGCGAGCAGCGCGATATTAAGGGCCTTTACCAAAAAGCCAGGCAGGGAGAAATCAAATGGTTCACCGGAATTTCGTCACCTTATGAAGTCCCGTTGCATCCGGATTTAATCGTAGAAACCGGTCGGGATAGTTTGGAAGATTGCGTGGACAGAGTCATGGAATTTTTGGCTGTGCGGGAAGTGATCGAGCTTCCAACGACAAGGTCGCTGATCGATGAATATCGACGTTTTTAA
- a CDS encoding DHH family phosphoesterase — MNIDVFNGDADGICSLIQLRLAYPRESLLVTGVKRDIGLLTRVEATPGDEVVVLDVSLDRNRDALMRLLDKGVGIFYMDHHFPGEIPCHSGLTAEIDTDANVCTSLLMDRFLGACYTAWAVTGAFGDNLDATAYRAAGALNMSAQELHDLKQLGICINYNAYGDDICDLHIPPDLLYKELVGYRSPLEFIGDKPHLYRQLLEGYAQDMDSVAQVQAYFATDSVAVFVLPDQKWARRVSGVWGNELANRYPDRAHAVLNRNRNGGFQVSVRAPLNNKAGADELCRQFSGGGRKAAAGIDNLRAEYIDNFISAFQAKYS, encoded by the coding sequence ATGAATATCGACGTTTTTAACGGCGATGCCGACGGCATTTGCAGTCTGATTCAATTGCGGTTGGCATATCCGCGAGAGTCTTTGCTGGTGACCGGAGTTAAACGCGATATCGGATTGCTTACTCGGGTGGAGGCAACGCCTGGCGACGAGGTGGTTGTGCTGGACGTATCCCTGGACCGAAACCGAGATGCGCTGATGAGGTTGCTGGATAAAGGCGTCGGAATTTTTTACATGGACCACCATTTTCCCGGCGAAATACCGTGCCATTCTGGTTTGACGGCAGAAATCGATACCGATGCCAATGTTTGCACTAGCCTATTGATGGACCGTTTTTTGGGTGCGTGCTACACCGCGTGGGCGGTAACGGGGGCTTTCGGCGACAATTTGGATGCCACAGCCTATCGGGCGGCCGGGGCGCTGAATATGTCGGCTCAAGAATTGCATGATTTAAAGCAATTAGGAATCTGTATCAATTACAACGCATACGGTGACGATATTTGCGATCTGCATATACCTCCCGATTTGTTGTACAAAGAGCTGGTTGGCTATCGTTCGCCATTGGAGTTTATCGGCGATAAACCGCATTTGTATCGACAGCTGCTGGAGGGCTATGCCCAGGACATGGATTCAGTAGCGCAAGTCCAAGCATATTTTGCAACGGATAGCGTTGCCGTATTCGTGTTGCCCGATCAAAAATGGGCTCGGCGCGTCAGTGGTGTCTGGGGGAATGAATTGGCGAATCGCTATCCGGACAGGGCGCATGCCGTTTTGAACCGGAATCGGAACGGTGGGTTTCAGGTAAGTGTACGGGCTCCTTTAAACAATAAAGCGGGAGCGGATGAGTTGTGCAGACAATTCTCGGGCGGGGGGCGCAAGGCTGCTGCCGGTATTGACAATCTGCGTGCAGAGTATATCGATAACTTTATTTCGGCTTTTCAAGCTAAATATTCGTAA
- a CDS encoding HlyD family efflux transporter periplasmic adaptor subunit, translating into MAFKHPGILGEYKVELGQQVKAGDILALQKNAEEQLAVTVAEAQLAAAKADLEKVMAGINPYEIEAKKNAQKVSALDAEYARRKLERIDRLQNSKFASEDERDLAETSAKLKQADSLRLLSETRYLTNYVRDVDKQAALAQVAVAEARLKAAQQSFAETFLVAPIDGTVLENILRVGESTFSTSSPEPVLLLGDLSKLRVRAEVDENYALLLRAGQKAILFGRGLGDKEIPARVSLVKQIMGKKTVFAKTATERKDIDVIQVFIDPESPLHAPVGLEVNVKIELN; encoded by the coding sequence GTGGCATTCAAACATCCTGGAATTCTCGGCGAATATAAAGTAGAACTGGGCCAACAGGTTAAAGCTGGCGACATCCTTGCTCTTCAAAAAAACGCCGAAGAGCAACTCGCGGTTACGGTAGCAGAAGCGCAATTGGCAGCTGCCAAAGCCGATTTGGAAAAAGTCATGGCCGGCATCAATCCCTACGAAATCGAAGCCAAAAAAAACGCGCAAAAGGTATCTGCCTTGGACGCGGAATATGCGCGCCGTAAACTCGAACGGATCGATCGGCTGCAAAATAGCAAATTTGCCTCGGAAGACGAACGCGACTTGGCGGAAACCAGCGCAAAACTCAAGCAAGCAGACAGCCTGCGTTTACTATCGGAAACCCGCTATCTGACAAACTACGTCCGCGATGTGGACAAACAAGCGGCACTAGCTCAAGTGGCGGTTGCCGAAGCGCGGTTAAAAGCGGCTCAACAGAGTTTCGCTGAAACATTTCTGGTTGCGCCGATCGACGGAACCGTGCTGGAAAATATCTTGCGCGTCGGCGAGTCTACATTTTCGACCAGCAGCCCAGAACCGGTATTATTACTGGGCGATCTGAGCAAATTGCGGGTGCGGGCGGAAGTGGATGAGAACTACGCCTTATTGTTGCGCGCCGGGCAAAAGGCGATTTTGTTTGGCCGCGGATTGGGCGATAAAGAAATTCCTGCGCGCGTGTCTTTAGTGAAACAAATCATGGGCAAAAAGACCGTTTTCGCCAAAACCGCCACCGAACGCAAGGATATCGACGTCATTCAAGTATTTATCGATCCTGAATCGCCTTTACATGCTCCGGTCGGACTTGAAGTCAACGTTAAAATCGAACTAAATTAA
- a CDS encoding ABC transporter ATP-binding protein translates to MKNVLVCRGITKSYGSGDLVEQVLKRVDLEFSQGQASVLVGPSGSGKTTLLSILGCLLAPSNGELLVENNPVNFSDKSSLTEVRRQKLGFIFQQAQLLPFLTIDDNLSVIGRNAGMTQPDIDQRVNKLLDRLQLQPLRHKYPSQLSGGQRQRVAIGRALLHRPSIVLADEPTAALDWNTGKTVVELLLEQARIENAVLVVVTHDTRMLPLFDRILSIADGLLVERQQTAATENTFYTETNLDHPPGF, encoded by the coding sequence ATGAAAAACGTTTTAGTCTGCCGAGGCATTACCAAGAGTTACGGCAGCGGCGACCTTGTCGAACAGGTGCTAAAGCGCGTGGATCTCGAATTTTCCCAAGGGCAAGCCTCCGTATTAGTTGGCCCATCCGGTTCCGGAAAAACCACGTTGCTGTCGATCTTAGGATGCCTTTTAGCGCCAAGTAACGGGGAATTATTGGTCGAAAATAACCCTGTCAATTTTTCCGACAAGAGCAGCCTGACCGAGGTCCGCCGGCAGAAATTGGGTTTTATATTCCAACAAGCGCAGCTGTTACCGTTTCTGACGATCGATGATAATTTATCCGTCATCGGACGCAATGCCGGCATGACGCAACCCGATATTGACCAACGCGTCAACAAGCTATTGGATAGATTGCAGCTTCAACCGCTTAGACACAAATACCCTAGTCAATTAAGCGGCGGCCAACGCCAACGGGTCGCCATCGGCCGGGCGCTGCTGCATCGCCCTTCTATCGTTTTGGCCGACGAACCCACCGCTGCGCTCGACTGGAATACCGGTAAAACCGTAGTCGAGCTATTACTCGAACAAGCCCGTATAGAAAATGCGGTCCTGGTCGTGGTGACTCATGACACCAGAATGCTACCGTTGTTCGATAGAATCCTATCGATAGCGGACGGCCTACTGGTCGAGCGCCAGCAGACTGCGGCAACGGAAAATACTTTCTATACTGAAACCAATTTGGACCACCCTCCCGGATTTTGA
- a CDS encoding ABC transporter permease, translating into MRFSITVVGIAIAFFLAAAQIGLLVGWVNTNSAIINHAAVDIWVMPKATRTFDFGNPLPRHRIQQVSSVKGVDWAEGLLVTWVNWQHPQGKRITVELIGIDIGNAGTPWNMKSGSIDSIHLPDTVIVDELSSDALGVSNIDDKAEMEEKSVIVGGISKGVRTFTASPFVFTSIKNALNYARLYRDDEISYVLARIDPGYNLFEVRDRIAKEVAEVEVLTTKEFAERSVKYWMLETGVGITVIITALLGLLVGSVIMSQTLFAITQDHIDNYATLLALGFHQKTLRQIVLAQSLILGGLGMLVGSALFMIACNISARSPIPLETTPFVSFSLIAFSILCCIAASWFSIRAVFKLDPVSVFH; encoded by the coding sequence ATGCGATTTTCCATCACAGTAGTTGGCATCGCAATCGCTTTTTTTCTCGCAGCGGCACAAATTGGACTGTTAGTCGGCTGGGTTAATACGAACAGTGCAATTATCAATCACGCAGCCGTCGATATCTGGGTGATGCCAAAAGCAACCCGTACGTTTGATTTTGGAAATCCACTTCCGCGTCATCGGATTCAGCAAGTCAGTAGCGTTAAAGGCGTAGATTGGGCTGAAGGTTTGTTAGTGACCTGGGTGAATTGGCAACATCCGCAAGGCAAACGCATCACGGTTGAACTAATTGGTATTGACATAGGAAATGCAGGAACACCATGGAACATGAAGTCGGGTTCAATTGATTCCATCCATCTACCAGACACTGTTATCGTAGACGAATTATCATCTGACGCATTAGGCGTCAGCAATATCGACGACAAAGCGGAAATGGAGGAAAAAAGCGTTATTGTTGGCGGAATATCGAAGGGCGTCCGTACTTTTACCGCCTCTCCTTTCGTTTTTACATCTATCAAAAACGCTTTGAATTATGCGCGACTATATCGGGATGACGAAATATCCTATGTTTTGGCCCGTATCGATCCCGGTTATAACTTATTTGAAGTACGTGACCGCATAGCCAAGGAAGTAGCAGAAGTCGAAGTTCTAACCACTAAGGAATTTGCCGAAAGGTCAGTGAAATATTGGATGCTGGAAACCGGTGTGGGCATCACCGTAATTATCACGGCACTTTTGGGTTTGCTAGTCGGTTCTGTCATCATGAGCCAAACTTTGTTTGCCATAACCCAGGACCATATTGACAACTACGCAACATTGCTAGCTTTGGGTTTTCATCAAAAAACCTTACGTCAAATTGTTCTAGCCCAAAGCTTAATCTTGGGTGGATTGGGCATGCTTGTCGGCTCAGCACTATTCATGATTGCCTGCAACATCTCTGCACGTAGCCCAATCCCTTTGGAAACCACACCCTTCGTTTCATTCAGCCTAATAGCTTTTTCAATACTGTGCTGCATAGCCGCCTCCTGGTTTTCGATCCGTGCCGTTTTCAAATTGGACCCTGTCTCGGTATTTCACTGA
- a CDS encoding IS5 family transposase, whose product MKAAQDDLFGSLFEHRDRRIDRLGNPLLELEAQVDWEAFRPLLDQVRHKVRKSSAGRKPWDGVLMFKALVIASLYNLSDEQLEFQIEDRRSFQRFIGLSDAKHAPDRNSFWLFRESLKALKLTETLFNEFNRQLDRAGLIARKGQLIDASFVKAPVQRNTPDENARIKAGETVEDWSASKRSQKDTDARWTKKGDKSYYGYKNHVNVDNAHKLVRKYTVTDASVHDSQALNGLLDSGNTSHAVWADSAYRSEATEASLKAQGYRSRIHRKGVRGKPLSDRKKQGNRTRSQTRCRVEHVLAWMAQWGGKVIRCIGLARAEVRIGFMNLVYNMRRFCAIRRVAAS is encoded by the coding sequence ATGAAGGCAGCACAAGACGACCTTTTCGGTTCCCTGTTTGAACATCGTGATCGTCGGATCGATCGGCTGGGTAATCCGTTGTTGGAATTAGAGGCGCAAGTGGATTGGGAGGCGTTCCGTCCGTTGCTGGATCAAGTGCGTCACAAAGTCCGTAAATCATCTGCCGGGCGTAAGCCTTGGGATGGTGTGTTGATGTTCAAAGCGTTGGTCATCGCCAGCCTCTACAATCTGAGCGACGAGCAACTGGAGTTTCAAATCGAAGACCGGCGTAGTTTCCAGCGTTTTATTGGTTTGTCGGATGCCAAGCACGCACCGGATCGCAACAGTTTCTGGCTGTTTCGCGAGTCGCTCAAGGCGTTGAAATTGACCGAAACCTTGTTCAATGAATTCAACCGGCAATTGGATCGCGCCGGTCTGATTGCCCGCAAGGGTCAGCTGATTGACGCCAGCTTCGTCAAGGCGCCGGTGCAGCGTAATACGCCGGACGAAAACGCTCGGATTAAAGCCGGCGAAACCGTCGAGGACTGGTCAGCCTCCAAACGCAGTCAGAAGGATACCGATGCGCGCTGGACCAAGAAAGGCGACAAGAGCTATTACGGGTACAAGAATCACGTCAACGTTGATAATGCCCACAAGTTAGTGCGCAAATACACGGTCACCGATGCCAGCGTCCACGACTCCCAAGCCCTGAACGGCTTGCTCGATAGCGGCAACACCAGCCACGCGGTGTGGGCCGACAGTGCGTACCGATCCGAAGCCACGGAAGCCAGCCTTAAAGCGCAAGGTTACCGCAGCCGAATTCACCGTAAAGGGGTGCGCGGCAAACCGCTGTCCGACCGGAAAAAACAGGGCAATCGCACCCGCTCCCAAACCCGTTGCCGGGTCGAGCACGTGCTTGCCTGGATGGCGCAATGGGGCGGTAAGGTGATCCGTTGCATTGGCCTAGCCCGCGCCGAAGTGCGTATCGGCTTCATGAATCTGGTGTACAACATGCGACGTTTTTGCGCTATTCGCAGGGTAGCTGCGTCTTGA
- a CDS encoding glycosyltransferase, whose translation MIRILFFAEAVTLAHVARCISIANKLHEQGKYYIGLASDARFDKVVGETSCQRIPLYSVSSEFFAKRLATGMPVYDVETLSKYVDEDVGIINQFHPDFIFGDFRLSLAISSKLTKIPYATITNAYWSPYANISYPVPELLLTRFFGVNFAQLLFDIVRPAVFKCHSLALNITCIKYGLQPFCCDMRDAYTHADYTLYSDIESLVPMHPLPKNHMFIGPVLWSVQVPLPDWWALIPDDRPIIFVSLGSSGDKKLLPLILQTTSRMPVTTICATASKSFSCDGYPNVFVSDFLPAEEVVEKANIVICNGGSPMVYQSLIKEKAVIGIPANLDQYLMMTITQKTGKGMLIRSGKLNATALENAINESLKIANQSSWIDESSLFSIEKIENIINEGVKEPLINSVFQ comes from the coding sequence TTGATTCGAATACTTTTTTTTGCTGAGGCGGTAACATTGGCTCATGTTGCTAGATGTATTTCAATCGCCAACAAGCTCCATGAACAAGGGAAATATTATATAGGCCTAGCCAGCGATGCCAGATTTGATAAGGTTGTCGGTGAAACATCGTGCCAGAGAATTCCTCTTTATTCTGTTTCAAGCGAATTTTTCGCCAAAAGATTAGCCACGGGCATGCCAGTATATGATGTTGAAACTCTAAGTAAATATGTAGACGAAGATGTAGGCATTATTAATCAATTTCATCCTGACTTTATTTTCGGAGATTTTAGACTTTCATTGGCAATTAGTAGCAAATTAACAAAAATTCCATATGCGACGATTACAAATGCTTATTGGAGTCCATATGCAAATATTTCTTATCCTGTTCCAGAATTACTGTTGACGAGATTTTTTGGTGTTAATTTTGCGCAGCTATTATTTGACATAGTAAGGCCCGCTGTCTTTAAGTGCCACTCTCTTGCGCTAAATATAACTTGCATAAAATATGGGTTGCAACCATTTTGCTGCGATATGCGTGATGCCTACACGCACGCTGATTACACACTTTATTCAGACATCGAATCGCTCGTACCTATGCACCCATTACCGAAAAATCACATGTTTATAGGGCCTGTTTTATGGTCTGTCCAAGTCCCTTTGCCAGACTGGTGGGCTTTGATACCTGACGATAGACCGATTATTTTTGTTAGCTTAGGGAGTTCCGGCGATAAAAAACTGCTACCTTTAATTTTACAAACAACCAGTAGAATGCCGGTAACCACCATTTGCGCAACAGCAAGTAAAAGTTTTTCTTGCGATGGTTACCCTAATGTTTTCGTGTCAGATTTTCTTCCGGCGGAAGAAGTTGTCGAAAAAGCCAACATTGTTATCTGTAACGGCGGAAGCCCTATGGTTTATCAGAGTTTAATCAAAGAAAAGGCAGTAATTGGCATCCCAGCTAATCTTGATCAATATCTTATGATGACAATTACACAAAAAACTGGCAAAGGCATGCTTATTCGTTCTGGTAAATTGAATGCTACCGCATTAGAAAATGCCATTAATGAATCGTTGAAAATCGCAAATCAAAGTAGTTGGATTGATGAAAGTAGTTTATTCTCAATAGAGAAAATTGAAAATATAATAAACGAGGGTGTTAAGGAGCCTCTGATTAATTCAGTTTTTCAATAA
- a CDS encoding acyltransferase, whose translation MRQINGLQILIFFLLLATGILLTSLGVWLLIRQGIHDTFLLTGLFIGLFYLAMIGIFRIFQYFAPLTRGEICENSIDEFIYHVYILFFLLIFYPVMRSGIIPVPFMRLFYKALGAKMGKNSYASGIIFDPQFVQMGDNCLIGQNALLVPHNLEGKSIGHDFITLGNHVTVGANAVVMSGVNIEDYGVVAVSAVVKRGTLIKKGEIWGGVPAVCIRRADFNR comes from the coding sequence ATGCGACAAATTAACGGCTTACAAATTCTTATTTTTTTTCTTCTACTAGCCACTGGAATTTTGCTAACAAGTCTTGGCGTCTGGCTTCTGATTAGGCAGGGTATTCACGATACTTTTCTCTTAACCGGCCTATTTATTGGCCTGTTTTATTTGGCAATGATCGGAATTTTTAGGATTTTTCAATATTTCGCGCCTTTAACACGCGGTGAAATTTGCGAAAACTCCATAGATGAGTTTATTTACCATGTATATATTTTGTTTTTTTTACTAATATTTTATCCGGTCATGCGAAGTGGCATTATTCCTGTCCCTTTTATGCGACTATTTTATAAGGCGCTGGGAGCGAAAATGGGGAAAAACAGCTACGCATCAGGTATTATTTTCGATCCTCAATTTGTCCAGATGGGTGATAATTGCCTGATAGGACAAAATGCGTTGCTGGTACCACATAACTTGGAAGGAAAATCGATTGGTCATGATTTTATTACTCTAGGAAATCATGTAACGGTAGGCGCAAATGCTGTTGTAATGAGCGGCGTTAATATTGAAGATTACGGCGTAGTTGCAGTATCAGCTGTTGTAAAGCGCGGCACTTTGATCAAGAAAGGCGAGATCTGGGGAGGCGTTCCAGCAGTTTGCATCAGGCGGGCTGATTTCAATAGGTAG
- a CDS encoding PEP-CTERM sorting domain-containing protein, producing the protein MNKILLNGLVAATMAYGVNANASDAVSINDTNLGAISVSSFDWTPGSALAVGAVPVAAAPGSTTFNLYTQASLGNFIGANSLPILGTGLNSSYELTFQAGFTEVGSTTAGGAVANFGLAPTQTVNFFNIYYDTNMNANALAGTGYGDGDLVLSAIVTGNSTVFAVINPAPTALDQFGTNDYPGYYSITGTGGGSLSADVTGLNQARNFFNNATLASLIVELAFNTSNVLPFQQVDPSGSVVDKAIALSLFTATDCDAAGIGASGQLAGGGCYINGLANPGTTDQSDFLFQADANQSFTVRTTVPEPGSLVLLGGGLLAAGASRKQRKAI; encoded by the coding sequence ATGAACAAAATACTACTCAATGGCCTTGTTGCCGCCACCATGGCGTACGGGGTAAATGCCAATGCGTCCGACGCCGTATCCATCAACGATACAAATCTAGGAGCCATTAGCGTTTCATCTTTCGATTGGACTCCCGGCTCTGCATTAGCGGTCGGCGCAGTACCTGTAGCGGCCGCCCCTGGCTCCACAACATTTAATCTCTATACCCAAGCAAGCTTGGGAAACTTTATCGGCGCCAACAGCTTACCAATCCTTGGCACAGGGCTTAACTCATCTTACGAACTTACCTTTCAAGCGGGATTCACCGAGGTAGGATCGACCACCGCTGGCGGGGCCGTCGCCAATTTCGGATTGGCGCCAACCCAAACCGTCAATTTTTTTAACATTTATTACGACACAAATATGAATGCCAACGCGTTAGCCGGCACCGGCTATGGCGATGGCGATTTGGTGCTGTCGGCGATTGTAACCGGAAATAGCACTGTGTTTGCCGTCATAAATCCAGCACCAACGGCATTGGATCAATTCGGGACTAACGATTATCCTGGGTATTACAGCATCACTGGAACAGGTGGCGGCTCTTTATCTGCAGACGTTACTGGCCTAAACCAAGCCCGTAACTTTTTCAACAATGCTACATTAGCTTCTTTGATTGTCGAATTGGCTTTCAATACATCCAATGTTCTTCCATTTCAACAAGTTGACCCTTCTGGATCCGTAGTTGACAAGGCAATCGCACTATCATTGTTCACAGCTACCGATTGTGATGCTGCTGGAATTGGAGCTTCAGGTCAGCTTGCAGGTGGCGGTTGCTATATAAACGGTTTAGCTAACCCAGGAACAACTGATCAATCGGACTTCTTATTTCAAGCAGACGCTAATCAATCATTCACAGTAAGAACAACTGTCCCGGAACCGGGTAGCCTTGTTTTGTTGGGCGGCGGTCTGCTTGCTGCCGGAGCGAGCAGAAAACAAAGAAAAGCAATTTAA
- a CDS encoding IS5 family transposase yields the protein MTVAQDDLFGSLFEHRDRRIDRLGNPLLELDAQVDWEAFRPLLDQVRHKVRKSSAGRKPWDGVLMFKALVIASLYNLSDEQLEFQIEDRRSFQRFIGLSDAKHAPDRNSFWLFRESLKALKLTETLFNEFNRQLDRAGLIARKGQLIDASFVKAPVQRNTPDENARIKAGETVEDWSASKRSQKDTDARWTKKGDKSYYGYKNHVNVDNAHKLVRKYTVTDASVHDSQALNGLLDSGNTSHAVWADSAYRSEATEASLKAQGYRSRIHRKGVRGKPLTDRKKQGNRTRSQTRCRVEHVFAWMAQWGGKAIRCIGLARAEVRIGFMNLVYNMRRFCAIRRVAAS from the coding sequence ATGACGGTGGCACAAGACGACCTTTTCGGTTCCCTGTTTGAACATCGTGATCGTCGGATCGATCGGCTGGGTAATCCGTTGTTGGAATTGGACGCGCAAGTGGATTGGGAAGCGTTCCGTCCGTTGCTGGATCAAGTGCGTCACAAAGTCCGCAAATCGTCTGCCGGGCGTAAGCCTTGGGATGGGGTGTTGATGTTCAAAGCGTTGGTCATCGCCAGCCTCTACAATCTGAGCGACGAGCAACTGGAGTTTCAAATCGAAGACCGGCGTAGTTTCCAGCGTTTTATTGGTTTGTCGGATGCCAAGCACGCACCGGATCGCAACAGTTTCTGGCTGTTTCGCGAGTCGCTCAAGGCGTTGAAATTGACCGAAACCTTGTTCAATGAATTCAACCGGCAATTGGATCGCGCCGGCCTGATTGCCCGCAAGGGTCAGCTGATTGACGCCAGCTTCGTCAAGGCGCCGGTGCAGCGTAATACGCCGGACGAAAACGCTCGGATTAAAGCCGGCGAAACCGTCGAGGACTGGTCAGCCTCCAAACGCAGTCAGAAGGATACCGATGCGCGCTGGACCAAGAAAGGCGACAAGAGCTATTACGGGTACAAGAACCACGTCAACGTTGATAATGCCCACAAGTTGGTGCGCAAATACACGGTCACCGATGCCAGCGTCCACGACTCGCAAGCCCTGAACGGCTTGCTCGATAGCGGCAATACCAGCCACGCGGTGTGGGCCGACAGTGCGTACCGATCCGAAGCCACGGAAGCCAGCCTTAAAGCGCAAGGTTACCGCAGCCGAATTCACCGTAAAGGGGTGCGCGGCAAACCGCTGACCGACCGGAAAAAACAGGGCAATCGTACGCGATCCCAAACCCGCTGTCGGGTCGAGCACGTGTTTGCCTGGATGGCGCAATGGGGCGGTAAGGCGATCCGTTGCATTGGCCTAGCCCGCGCCGAAGTGCGTATTGGCTTCATGAATCTGGTGTACAACATGCGACGTTTTTGCGCTATTCGCAGGGTAGCTGCGTCTTGA